From a single Pseudomonas cremoricolorata genomic region:
- a CDS encoding DUF4917 family protein translates to MPARDAHLPSWAELSDRHAYPALLLGNGASRALWKPFGYYSLFEQAQQVRHKALAISDQALFKALGTELFEPVLSALNTTIRSNAALAINSTAPLNRYYSIKQALIHALRAVHLPLALLPPVTLGQLNAELRRYQSVYTSNYDLILPWAMEHDPSGFAELFDEQGSFDVRRTAGAGTRVLHLHGGLHLLRQADGTTRRRGAVGSELLDGAAVNVPGEVPLFINEGPSAQKLQAIRSSDYLSWCLAQLAGEDGNLCLLGQHLDSADEHLLEAIIQARPARIAVAIRPLGEASVHNQQSHFSQRLAAVGCALDFFDASTHPLAQTTLSIAFPASRRR, encoded by the coding sequence ATGCCAGCACGCGATGCCCACCTGCCCTCCTGGGCCGAGCTCTCCGACCGTCACGCCTACCCGGCCCTGCTGCTGGGCAACGGCGCCAGCCGCGCCCTGTGGAAGCCGTTCGGTTACTACTCGCTGTTCGAGCAGGCGCAGCAGGTACGGCACAAGGCCCTGGCGATCAGCGACCAGGCACTGTTCAAGGCATTGGGCACCGAGCTGTTCGAGCCGGTGCTGAGCGCGCTGAACACCACCATCCGCAGCAATGCCGCACTGGCGATCAACTCCACCGCGCCGCTGAACCGCTACTACTCGATCAAACAGGCGCTGATTCACGCCTTGCGCGCCGTGCACCTGCCCTTGGCACTGCTGCCGCCGGTGACCCTGGGCCAGCTCAACGCCGAACTGCGCCGTTACCAAAGCGTCTACACCAGCAATTACGACCTGATCCTGCCGTGGGCCATGGAGCACGACCCGTCGGGGTTCGCCGAACTGTTCGATGAGCAAGGCAGCTTCGATGTGCGCCGCACCGCCGGCGCCGGCACGCGGGTGCTGCACCTGCACGGAGGCCTGCATCTGCTACGCCAGGCCGACGGCACCACGCGCAGGCGTGGCGCAGTGGGCAGCGAGCTGCTCGATGGCGCGGCCGTGAACGTGCCCGGGGAAGTGCCGTTGTTCATCAACGAGGGGCCCAGCGCGCAGAAGCTTCAAGCTATTCGCAGCAGCGACTACTTGAGCTGGTGCCTGGCGCAGCTGGCTGGCGAGGACGGCAACCTGTGCCTGCTCGGCCAGCATCTGGACAGCGCCGACGAGCACCTGCTGGAGGCCATCATCCAGGCGCGGCCAGCGCGCATCGCCGTGGCCATTCGCCCCTTGGGCGAGGCCTCGGTGCACAACCAGCAGAGTCATTTCAGCCAGCGCCTGGCGGCGGTAGGCTGCGCGCTGGACTTCTTCGACGCCAGCACTCACCCGCTGGCGCAGACTACTCTGAGCATCGCCTTTCCTGCATCGCGACGCCGCTGA
- a CDS encoding class I SAM-dependent methyltransferase, whose protein sequence is MSATPSASPDALTQFFTLLQQALATGSLSKLVLARPVGADPTLQRIIAKPVLVKGQACLSLVYRHQTRDITRNLPLEQVPALLGELLPGSFRNAHLFDGEGEVQLTFSKKGKPMLQRHGAQAPLKATASTGHDREKKRYLELSRPFLHDLGVTDAQGALIPSMSRKWKQINKFIEVFDHALGSAPLPAEQPLRVADFGSGKGYLTFAMHDYLRNSLGRAAEVTGVELRAELVELCNAAAARLQHPGLEFQCGDVRSVVPEAIEVMIALHACDIATDYAIHTGIRCNAAIIMCSPCCHKQIRPQLRSPDVLQPMLHYGLHLGQQAEMLTDSLRALYLEACGYETKVFEFISLEHTNKNKMILAVKRRQPQDTTALLARIAELKAFYGVSEHCLETLLRADGLLAAAQ, encoded by the coding sequence ATGTCCGCTACGCCGTCCGCTTCCCCCGACGCCCTTACCCAGTTCTTCACCCTGCTGCAACAGGCGCTCGCCACTGGCAGCCTGAGCAAGCTGGTGCTGGCCCGCCCTGTGGGCGCCGACCCGACCTTGCAGCGCATCATCGCCAAGCCGGTGCTGGTCAAGGGCCAGGCGTGTCTGTCGCTGGTGTACCGCCACCAGACCCGCGACATCACCCGCAACCTGCCACTGGAACAGGTGCCGGCGCTGCTCGGTGAACTGCTGCCGGGCAGCTTTCGCAATGCTCACCTGTTCGACGGCGAGGGTGAGGTGCAGCTGACCTTCAGCAAGAAGGGCAAGCCGATGCTGCAGCGCCACGGCGCCCAGGCGCCGCTCAAGGCCACGGCCAGCACGGGTCATGATCGCGAGAAGAAACGCTACCTGGAGCTGTCCCGGCCGTTTCTGCACGACCTCGGCGTCACCGATGCCCAAGGCGCACTGATTCCGTCGATGTCGCGCAAGTGGAAGCAGATCAACAAGTTCATCGAGGTCTTCGACCATGCCCTGGGCAGCGCACCGTTGCCTGCCGAACAGCCGCTACGGGTGGCCGACTTCGGCTCGGGCAAGGGCTACCTGACCTTCGCCATGCACGACTACCTGCGCAACAGCCTGGGCCGCGCTGCTGAGGTCACCGGGGTCGAGCTTCGCGCCGAGCTGGTCGAGCTGTGCAACGCTGCGGCGGCGCGTCTGCAGCACCCGGGCCTGGAGTTTCAGTGCGGTGACGTGCGCAGCGTGGTGCCCGAGGCGATCGAGGTGATGATCGCCCTGCATGCGTGCGACATCGCCACCGACTATGCGATTCACACCGGCATTCGTTGCAACGCGGCGATCATCATGTGCTCGCCGTGCTGCCACAAACAGATTCGCCCGCAACTGCGCAGCCCCGATGTGCTGCAACCGATGCTGCATTACGGCCTGCACCTGGGCCAGCAGGCGGAAATGCTCACCGACAGCCTGCGCGCGCTGTACCTGGAAGCCTGTGGCTACGAAACCAAGGTGTTCGAGTTCATCTCGCTGGAACACACCAACAAGAACAAGATGATTCTGGCGGTCAAGCGCCGCCAACCCCAGGACACCACCGCCCTGCTGGCGCGCATCGCCGAGCTGAAGGCGTTCTACGGGGTCAGCGAGCACTGCCTGGAAACGCTGCTGCGCGCCGACGGCCTTCTGGCCGCAGCGCAGTAG
- a CDS encoding amidase — protein MNVDGVSLAQAYAEATADPLSVAQQALQAAQQLPAAFVSLCQKRALREAEAARQRWQAGQPLSPLDGVPVVWKDLYDLAGQITSAGAKVRMHDAPAACDCALASVLSRAGMVSLGKTNLSELAYSGLGLNPHFGTPANAVAQGPVRVPGGSSSGSAVAVAKGVAPIAMSTDTAGSIRIPAAFNGLVGYRSSSQRYDFSGVTPLAVSLDALGPITTSVRDAMAVDALLLGKPFAARPLPVAGLRLRVDDALLEDARIQPEVKANLLAAAERLQAAGASLEYGRVEAFHQALALIEQVGWLGSAEAFARYESLLDSPDAEHLDPRVRTRLEAARHFPASRQVRLYQASRSLRQHIADELDGAMLLTPTVAHVAPLLAPLQDDAALFAASNLATLRLTMPGSMLDMPGVALPSGTGEAGMPTSVLVSGPSGSDAHLLRVALTLEPYVRGVAR, from the coding sequence ATGAATGTCGATGGCGTGTCCCTGGCCCAGGCGTATGCCGAGGCAACGGCTGATCCGCTGAGTGTGGCGCAGCAGGCGTTGCAGGCCGCGCAGCAGCTACCGGCGGCGTTCGTCAGCTTGTGCCAGAAGCGCGCACTGCGTGAGGCAGAAGCCGCCCGCCAGCGCTGGCAGGCCGGTCAGCCGCTGTCGCCGCTCGATGGCGTGCCGGTGGTGTGGAAAGACCTCTACGACCTTGCCGGGCAAATCACCAGCGCCGGGGCCAAGGTGCGCATGCATGACGCCCCCGCAGCCTGCGACTGTGCCTTGGCGAGCGTGCTGAGCCGCGCCGGCATGGTCAGCTTGGGCAAGACCAACCTGAGCGAGCTGGCCTATTCGGGCCTGGGCCTCAACCCGCACTTCGGCACCCCGGCCAACGCCGTGGCGCAAGGCCCGGTGCGGGTGCCCGGCGGCTCTTCTTCGGGCTCGGCGGTGGCGGTGGCCAAGGGTGTGGCGCCCATAGCCATGTCGACCGACACGGCCGGTTCCATTCGCATCCCTGCCGCCTTCAATGGCCTGGTCGGCTACCGCAGCAGCAGCCAGCGCTATGACTTCAGCGGGGTCACGCCGCTGGCGGTGTCGCTCGATGCGCTGGGCCCGATCACCACCAGCGTGCGCGATGCCATGGCGGTCGATGCCCTGTTGCTGGGCAAGCCGTTCGCCGCCAGGCCGCTGCCGGTTGCCGGTTTGCGCCTGCGGGTCGACGACGCGCTGCTGGAGGATGCGCGCATTCAGCCGGAGGTCAAAGCCAATCTGCTGGCCGCCGCCGAGCGCCTGCAAGCGGCCGGTGCGAGCCTGGAATACGGCCGCGTCGAGGCGTTCCATCAGGCCCTGGCGCTGATCGAACAGGTCGGCTGGCTGGGCAGCGCTGAGGCCTTCGCCCGCTACGAGTCGCTGCTCGACAGCCCGGACGCCGAGCACCTCGACCCACGTGTACGCACCCGCCTGGAGGCCGCCCGGCATTTCCCGGCCAGCCGCCAGGTACGCCTGTACCAGGCCTCGCGTAGCCTGCGCCAGCACATCGCCGATGAGCTGGACGGCGCGATGCTGCTGACCCCGACGGTTGCCCATGTCGCGCCGTTGCTGGCGCCCCTGCAAGACGATGCAGCGCTGTTCGCCGCGAGCAATCTGGCCACCCTGCGCCTGACCATGCCCGGCAGCATGCTCGACATGCCCGGGGTGGCTCTGCCCAGTGGCACCGGCGAGGCCGGCATGCCCACCAGCGTGCTGGTCTCAGGCCCCAGTGGCAGCGACGCGCACCTGCTGCGCGTCGCGCTGACCCTCGAACCCTATGTACGCGGCGTAGCCCGCTAA
- the bglX gene encoding beta-glucosidase BglX — protein MKSSLLGLALGLVSQAALAATAAPPLQDKQAFIDHLLGQMSQAEKIGQLRLISISPEMPAEKIREEIAAGRIGGTFNSRTAPENRPMQDAAMRSRLKIPMFFAYDTVHGERTIFPISLGLASSWDMDAITTVGRTSAIEAAADSVDMTFAPMVDIARDPRWGRTSEGFGEDTYLTSRIAEVMVRGLQGKSGAEHDSVMAIVKHFALYGAVEGGRDYNVVDMSLPKMYNDYLPPYRAGIDAGAGGVMVALNSINGVPATANTWLMNDLLRQQWGFKGVTISDHGAIKELIRHGVARDGREAAKLAIKAGIDMSMNDSLYGEELPGLLKAGEVSQAELDRAVREVLGAKYDMGLFKDPYLRIGKAEDDLQDYYAETRLHRAAARDVARRSLVLLENRDDTLPLRKSATVALVGPLADAPLDIMGSWAADGRPEHAVSVREGLEHALDGKGKLLYAKGADVTRDNAILDYLNFFNAKDDKIVLDPRPPAVMIDEALKAAAQADVVVAVVGESKGMSHESASRTSLDIPASQKALIKALKDTGKPLVLVLMNGRPLSITWEREQADAILETWFSGTEGGNAIADVLFGDYNPSGKLPITFPRSVGQIPMYYNRPSIGRPATPGEPGNYTSQYFEEPNGPLYPFGYGLSYSSFTLSDLTLSADHLQRGQRLQAKVTVKNTSERDGETVAQLYVQDVTASMSRPVKELKGFQKVLLKAGETRELTFTLSESDLKFFNAQLQQVAEPGQFNVQVGLDSQNVQQQHFELR, from the coding sequence ATGAAATCGTCCTTGCTGGGTCTGGCCCTGGGCCTCGTCAGTCAGGCGGCCCTGGCCGCCACCGCCGCACCGCCACTGCAAGACAAACAGGCATTCATCGATCACCTGCTAGGGCAGATGAGCCAGGCGGAGAAAATCGGCCAGTTGCGCCTGATCAGCATCAGCCCCGAGATGCCCGCCGAGAAGATTCGCGAGGAAATCGCCGCAGGCCGCATCGGCGGCACCTTCAATTCGCGCACCGCGCCGGAAAACCGCCCCATGCAGGACGCGGCCATGCGCAGCCGCCTGAAGATTCCGATGTTCTTCGCCTACGACACCGTGCACGGCGAACGCACCATCTTCCCGATCAGCCTGGGCCTGGCCTCGAGCTGGGACATGGACGCCATCACCACAGTCGGGCGCACCTCGGCCATCGAAGCGGCAGCCGACTCGGTGGACATGACCTTCGCGCCGATGGTCGACATCGCCCGCGACCCGCGCTGGGGGCGCACCAGCGAAGGCTTCGGTGAAGACACCTACCTGACTTCGCGCATCGCCGAGGTGATGGTGCGCGGCTTGCAGGGCAAGAGCGGCGCCGAGCATGACAGCGTGATGGCCATCGTCAAGCACTTCGCCCTGTATGGCGCGGTGGAGGGCGGGCGCGACTACAACGTAGTCGATATGAGCCTGCCGAAAATGTACAACGACTACCTGCCGCCCTACCGTGCGGGCATCGACGCCGGCGCTGGCGGGGTGATGGTCGCGCTCAACTCGATCAACGGCGTACCGGCCACCGCCAACACGTGGCTGATGAACGACCTGCTGCGCCAGCAATGGGGCTTCAAGGGCGTGACCATCAGCGACCACGGCGCGATCAAGGAGCTGATTCGCCACGGCGTTGCCCGCGATGGCCGAGAGGCCGCCAAGCTGGCGATCAAGGCCGGCATCGACATGAGCATGAACGACTCGCTGTACGGCGAAGAACTGCCCGGTCTGCTCAAAGCCGGCGAAGTGTCCCAGGCCGAACTCGACCGCGCGGTGCGCGAGGTGCTGGGCGCCAAGTACGACATGGGCCTGTTCAAAGACCCGTACCTGCGCATCGGCAAGGCCGAGGACGATCTGCAGGACTACTACGCCGAAACCCGCCTGCACCGCGCCGCCGCCCGTGACGTTGCGCGGCGCAGCCTGGTGTTGCTGGAAAATCGCGACGACACCCTGCCGCTGCGCAAGTCGGCCACGGTGGCACTGGTCGGGCCGCTGGCCGATGCGCCGCTGGACATCATGGGCAGTTGGGCCGCCGATGGCCGCCCCGAGCATGCCGTCAGCGTCCGCGAGGGCCTGGAGCATGCCCTCGACGGCAAGGGCAAGCTGCTGTATGCCAAGGGCGCGGATGTCACCCGCGACAACGCCATCCTCGACTACCTGAATTTCTTCAACGCCAAGGACGACAAGATCGTCCTCGACCCGCGTCCGCCGGCGGTGATGATCGATGAAGCACTCAAGGCTGCGGCCCAGGCCGATGTGGTGGTGGCCGTGGTAGGCGAATCCAAGGGCATGTCCCATGAGTCGGCGAGCCGCACCAGCCTCGACATCCCGGCCAGCCAGAAAGCCCTGATCAAGGCCCTGAAAGACACCGGCAAGCCGCTGGTGCTGGTGCTGATGAACGGCCGACCGCTGTCGATCACCTGGGAGCGCGAACAGGCCGATGCGATTCTGGAAACCTGGTTCAGCGGCACCGAAGGCGGCAATGCCATCGCCGACGTGCTGTTCGGTGACTACAACCCCTCCGGCAAGCTGCCGATCACCTTCCCGCGTTCGGTGGGGCAGATTCCCATGTACTACAACCGGCCCAGCATCGGTCGCCCGGCTACCCCCGGCGAGCCTGGCAACTACACCTCACAGTATTTCGAAGAGCCCAATGGCCCGCTGTATCCGTTTGGCTACGGCCTGAGCTACAGCAGCTTCACCCTGTCCGACCTGACGTTATCCGCCGACCATCTGCAACGCGGGCAGCGCCTGCAAGCCAAGGTCACGGTGAAGAACACCAGCGAGCGCGACGGTGAAACCGTGGCGCAGTTGTACGTGCAGGACGTCACCGCCTCGATGAGCCGTCCGGTCAAGGAACTCAAGGGCTTCCAGAAAGTGCTGCTCAAGGCCGGCGAAACCCGCGAGCTGACGTTCACCCTCAGCGAAAGCGACCTGAAGTTCTTCAACGCGCAACTGCAACAGGTGGCCGAACCTGGGCAGTTCAACGTGCAGGTCGGGCTGGATTCGCAGAACGTGCAACAGCAGCACTTCGAGTTGCGCTGA
- a CDS encoding SulP family inorganic anion transporter: MFISRWLPGLANLLRYRREWFSADVQAGLSVAAIQIPIAIAYAQIVGLPAQYGLYACVLPMIVYALIGSSRQLMVGPDAATCAMIAGAVAPLAMGDTQRTAELSVVVTLLVGAMLIGAGLARAGFIASFFSRPILIGYLNGIGLSLIAGQLSKVVGFSFVGEGFVLSLLDFLNRLGEIRWLTLTLGLAALAMLIVLPRRYPRLPVALVVVAVFTALSGLFGLDRFGVAVLGPVPGGMPHLAWPQISLEETKSLLRDALGIATVSFCSAMLTARSFAARHGYAINANHEFVALGVSNLAAGLSQGFAISGADSRTAVNDMVGGRSQLVGIVAALVIALVLLLFTAPMAWIPQAALGAVLLMAGWGLIDVQSLRSILTLSRFEFCLCLLTTAGVLGLGVLPGIIFAVTLAILRLLYSIYQPTDAVLGWLPGVEGQVNLRHHPEARTVPGLLVYRFDDAILFFNADYFKLRLLEAMQREQQIKAVLFDAEAVSSLDVTGLEALREVRATLAAQGVHFAIARARGRFLRMLVRSGLAREMEGELLFGSVRAGIRAYRLWRNRQRRAQAAPATDAP; encoded by the coding sequence ATGTTCATTTCCCGCTGGCTTCCAGGCCTGGCCAACCTGCTGCGTTACCGCCGTGAATGGTTCTCGGCCGATGTGCAGGCGGGTCTGTCGGTAGCAGCCATTCAGATTCCCATTGCCATCGCCTATGCGCAGATCGTCGGCCTGCCGGCGCAATATGGTCTGTACGCCTGCGTGCTGCCGATGATCGTCTACGCCCTGATCGGCAGTTCGCGGCAGTTGATGGTCGGCCCGGATGCCGCCACCTGCGCGATGATCGCCGGGGCCGTAGCGCCGCTGGCGATGGGTGACACACAGCGCACCGCCGAGCTGTCGGTAGTCGTCACCCTGCTGGTGGGGGCCATGCTGATCGGCGCGGGGCTGGCCCGCGCCGGCTTCATCGCCAGCTTCTTTTCGCGGCCGATTCTGATCGGCTACCTCAACGGCATCGGCCTGAGCCTGATCGCCGGGCAGTTGTCCAAGGTGGTGGGTTTCAGCTTCGTCGGTGAAGGCTTCGTGCTGAGCCTGCTCGACTTCCTCAATCGCCTGGGCGAAATCCGCTGGCTGACCCTGACCCTGGGCCTGGCTGCGCTGGCCATGCTCATCGTGTTGCCACGGCGCTACCCGCGCCTGCCGGTGGCGCTGGTGGTGGTGGCGGTGTTCACCGCGCTCAGCGGGCTGTTCGGCCTGGACCGCTTCGGCGTCGCCGTGCTCGGCCCGGTGCCGGGTGGCATGCCGCACCTGGCCTGGCCGCAGATCAGCCTGGAAGAAACCAAGAGTCTGCTGCGCGACGCCCTGGGCATCGCCACCGTGAGCTTTTGCAGCGCCATGCTCACCGCGCGCAGCTTCGCCGCGCGCCACGGCTATGCGATCAACGCCAACCACGAGTTCGTCGCCCTGGGCGTGAGCAACCTGGCCGCCGGGCTGTCGCAAGGCTTTGCCATCAGCGGCGCCGATTCACGCACCGCGGTCAACGACATGGTCGGCGGGCGCAGCCAACTGGTGGGCATCGTCGCCGCCCTGGTGATTGCCTTGGTGTTGCTGCTGTTCACCGCGCCCATGGCGTGGATTCCCCAGGCCGCCCTCGGCGCCGTGCTGTTGATGGCCGGTTGGGGGCTGATCGATGTGCAGTCGCTGCGCAGCATCCTCACGCTCAGCCGCTTCGAGTTCTGCCTGTGCCTGCTGACCACCGCCGGCGTGCTCGGCCTGGGCGTGCTGCCGGGGATCATCTTCGCCGTGACCCTGGCCATTCTGCGCCTGCTGTACAGCATCTATCAGCCGACCGACGCGGTGCTCGGCTGGCTGCCCGGGGTCGAGGGCCAGGTCAACCTGCGCCACCACCCCGAGGCGCGCACGGTGCCGGGGCTGCTGGTGTACCGCTTCGACGACGCGATCCTGTTCTTCAATGCCGACTACTTCAAACTGCGCCTGCTCGAAGCGATGCAACGCGAGCAGCAGATCAAGGCCGTGCTGTTCGATGCCGAGGCGGTGAGCAGTCTGGATGTGACGGGCCTTGAAGCCTTGCGCGAAGTGCGCGCCACCCTGGCCGCGCAGGGTGTGCATTTCGCCATCGCCCGCGCCCGTGGGCGTTTCCTGCGCATGCTGGTGCGCTCAGGGCTGGCGCGGGAGATGGAAGGCGAGTTGCTGTTCGGCTCGGTGCGTGCCGGCATCCGCGCCTACCGGCTGTGGCGCAATCGCCAGCGCCGGGCGCAGGCGGCGCCGGCTACAGACGCGCCTTGA
- a CDS encoding GntR family transcriptional regulator: protein MSATPPLDERPTSRYEVIRTTLREAILGGQAVTGLVLVEGPLAELFGTSRVPVRQALNLLHEEGLIRRFEGRGFLIDPHGTEATPRRVPLTRQLLGLERQEELIDYRPLGERIYEQLAETVIRFMVFGHYRIDGQRAAEALNVSSNVVREALMRLRDKGLVEKEPYSQWLAGPLTAQAVKQDYELRMLLEPDALRQGVERVSRTELQAMLQRVVDAQDAGREVSRADIEQLEHDLHVTCLAGIANTRMAAVIRQCQIPMNVGRILHEALHSSNDQAMLMEHRLVFEALLYGTVESACSCLRDHIGKARERTLQRLKVLSVLPEPQVPSYLQRLA, encoded by the coding sequence ATGTCCGCGACACCGCCCTTGGACGAGCGCCCAACTTCACGCTACGAAGTCATCCGCACCACCCTGCGCGAGGCGATTCTGGGCGGGCAGGCAGTGACCGGGCTGGTGCTGGTCGAGGGGCCGCTGGCGGAGCTGTTCGGCACCAGCCGGGTGCCGGTGCGCCAGGCGTTGAACCTGCTGCATGAAGAAGGGCTGATCCGCCGCTTCGAAGGCCGCGGCTTTCTCATCGACCCCCACGGCACCGAGGCCACCCCGCGGCGGGTGCCGCTGACCCGGCAACTGCTGGGCCTGGAGCGACAGGAAGAACTGATCGATTACCGCCCGTTGGGTGAGCGCATCTACGAGCAATTGGCGGAAACGGTGATTCGTTTCATGGTGTTCGGTCACTACCGCATCGACGGCCAGCGTGCGGCCGAGGCGCTCAACGTCAGCAGCAACGTGGTCAGGGAAGCGCTGATGCGCCTGCGCGACAAGGGCCTGGTGGAAAAGGAACCCTACTCGCAGTGGCTGGCCGGGCCGCTGACCGCGCAGGCGGTCAAGCAGGATTACGAGCTGCGCATGCTGCTCGAACCCGACGCCCTGCGCCAAGGAGTCGAGCGGGTGTCACGCACTGAGTTGCAGGCGATGTTGCAGCGCGTGGTCGACGCCCAGGACGCCGGGCGCGAGGTGTCGCGTGCCGACATCGAGCAGCTCGAGCACGATCTGCACGTCACCTGCCTGGCCGGCATCGCCAACACGCGCATGGCAGCGGTGATTCGCCAGTGTCAGATTCCCATGAACGTCGGCCGCATTCTTCATGAGGCGCTGCACAGCAGCAACGACCAGGCGATGCTGATGGAACACCGCCTGGTATTCGAGGCGTTGCTGTACGGCACCGTGGAATCGGCCTGCTCATGCCTGCGCGACCACATCGGCAAGGCCCGCGAGCGCACCCTCCAGCGGCTCAAGGTGCTCTCTGTGCTGCCTGAACCGCAGGTGCCCAGCTACCTGCAACGGCTGGCCTGA
- a CDS encoding polysaccharide deacetylase family protein, whose translation MAKEIFVSIGVDVDAVAGWLGSYGGEDSPDDISRGLFAGEVGSPRLLKLFEKYNLRTTWFIPGHSVETFPEQMKAVVAAGHEIGVHGYSHENPIAMTPEQEEIVLDKSIEIITQLAGKRPTGYVAPWWEFSNVTNELLLRKGIKYDHSLMHNDFHPYYVRVKDSWSKIDYSQHPDTWMKPLVRGEETDLVEIPANWYLDDLPPMMFIKKSPNSHGFVNPRHLEEMWRDQFDWVYREHDYAVFPITIHPDVSGRPQVLLMLERFIEHMQGHAGVKFVTMDEIADDFIRRQPRKG comes from the coding sequence ATGGCGAAAGAAATCTTTGTCTCCATCGGCGTCGACGTCGATGCGGTCGCTGGCTGGCTGGGGTCCTACGGCGGTGAAGACTCCCCGGACGACATCTCCCGCGGCCTGTTCGCCGGTGAAGTCGGCTCGCCGCGGCTGCTCAAGCTGTTCGAGAAGTACAACCTGCGCACCACTTGGTTCATCCCCGGCCACTCGGTGGAAACCTTCCCCGAACAGATGAAGGCGGTGGTCGCCGCCGGCCACGAAATCGGCGTGCATGGCTACAGCCATGAAAACCCCATCGCCATGACCCCCGAGCAGGAAGAGATCGTCCTCGACAAGTCGATCGAAATCATCACCCAGCTCGCCGGCAAGCGCCCCACCGGCTACGTGGCGCCGTGGTGGGAATTCAGCAACGTCACCAACGAACTGCTGCTGCGCAAGGGCATCAAGTACGACCACAGCCTGATGCACAACGACTTCCATCCCTACTACGTGCGGGTCAAGGACAGCTGGAGCAAGATCGACTACAGCCAGCACCCCGACACCTGGATGAAACCGCTGGTGCGTGGCGAGGAAACCGATCTGGTGGAGATTCCCGCCAACTGGTACCTCGATGACCTGCCGCCCATGATGTTCATCAAGAAGTCGCCCAACAGCCACGGCTTCGTCAACCCGCGGCACCTGGAAGAAATGTGGCGCGACCAGTTCGACTGGGTCTACCGCGAACATGACTACGCCGTGTTCCCCATCACCATCCACCCCGACGTCTCCGGCCGTCCGCAGGTGCTGCTGATGCTCGAGCGCTTCATCGAGCACATGCAGGGCCATGCGGGGGTGAAGTTCGTGACCATGGACGAAATCGCCGACGACTTCATTCGCCGCCAGCCGCGCAAAGGCTGA
- a CDS encoding MFS transporter, whose protein sequence is MTTQATTTTPVGAPGAWKPVHLDSKDVRYATWIAFFAWVFAVYDFILFGTLLPVMGGHFTWSEAEQAEIATWVAVGGAVVAFIVGPLVDKIGRRGGIIFTIGGTALCSALTAVCAGMGKGPLIAVRSVAGLGYAEEGVNATYLTEVYAASTDPKLIKRRGFVYSLVQSGWPVGALIAAGLTALLLPHIGWQGCFVFAAVPALVVAILARKLKESPQFQVHQRIRQLRKAGDEAAARSLASEYQVDYDEHAKAGVAAAFRGAALRPTVVLSLAILLNWSAIQVFSVLGTSVIVSVHQLSFQNSLWILVLSNLVGFIGYLFHGWLGDRLGRRNTVALGWMCGGVAFFAMLQAPSQLTTVVALYSLGLFFLTGPYSAMLFFMGESFPTSIRATGGAIVHAMGPIGAIVAGLGITSVLNAGGQWHSAALWFGALPCFLSGVVMFAARHVEPHSVK, encoded by the coding sequence ATGACCACGCAGGCCACCACCACGACGCCCGTCGGCGCCCCCGGGGCATGGAAACCGGTACACCTCGATTCCAAGGATGTTCGCTATGCCACCTGGATCGCCTTCTTCGCCTGGGTGTTCGCTGTCTATGACTTCATCCTGTTCGGCACCTTGCTGCCGGTGATGGGTGGGCATTTCACCTGGAGCGAGGCCGAGCAGGCCGAGATCGCCACCTGGGTCGCCGTGGGCGGCGCGGTGGTGGCCTTCATCGTCGGCCCATTGGTAGACAAGATCGGTCGCCGTGGCGGGATCATCTTCACCATTGGCGGCACCGCGTTGTGTTCGGCGCTTACTGCGGTATGCGCCGGCATGGGCAAGGGGCCGCTGATTGCCGTGCGCTCGGTGGCGGGTCTGGGGTATGCCGAGGAAGGGGTCAACGCCACCTACCTCACCGAGGTCTATGCGGCCTCGACCGATCCCAAGCTGATCAAGCGCCGCGGCTTCGTCTACAGCCTGGTGCAAAGCGGCTGGCCAGTCGGTGCTCTGATCGCCGCCGGGCTCACCGCCTTGCTGCTGCCGCACATCGGCTGGCAAGGCTGCTTCGTGTTCGCGGCGGTGCCGGCGCTGGTGGTGGCGATTCTGGCCCGCAAGCTCAAGGAAAGCCCGCAGTTCCAGGTGCACCAGCGTATTCGCCAACTGCGTAAGGCTGGTGATGAAGCGGCTGCGCGCAGCCTGGCCAGCGAATACCAGGTCGATTACGACGAGCATGCCAAGGCCGGCGTTGCCGCCGCCTTCCGCGGTGCCGCGCTGCGCCCGACCGTGGTGTTGAGCCTGGCGATTCTGCTCAACTGGTCGGCGATTCAGGTGTTCAGCGTGCTCGGCACCTCGGTGATCGTCAGCGTTCACCAGCTGTCGTTCCAGAATTCGCTGTGGATTCTGGTGCTGTCGAACCTGGTCGGCTTCATCGGCTACCTGTTCCATGGCTGGCTGGGCGACCGCCTGGGACGGCGCAATACCGTCGCGCTGGGCTGGATGTGTGGCGGCGTGGCGTTCTTTGCCATGCTGCAGGCGCCGAGCCAACTGACCACCGTGGTGGCGCTGTACAGCCTGGGCCTGTTCTTCCTCACCGGGCCTTATTCGGCGATGTTGTTCTTCATGGGCGAAAGCTTCCCCACCAGTATCCGTGCCACGGGCGGTGCCATCGTCCACGCCATGGGGCCGATTGGCGCCATCGTCGCCGGCCTGGGCATCACCAGCGTGCTCAACGCGGGCGGTCAGTGGCACAGCGCGGCGCTGTGGTTCGGCGCGTTGCCGTGCTTCCTCTCGGGCGTGGTGATGTTCGCCGCGCGCCATGTCGAGCCGCATTCGGTCAAGTAA